The Globicephala melas chromosome 20, mGloMel1.2, whole genome shotgun sequence genome contains a region encoding:
- the KLHL11 gene encoding kelch-like protein 11 — protein sequence MAAAAVAAAAAAAAAASLQVLEMESMETAAAGSAGLAAEVRGSGTVDFGPGPGLSAMEASGGDPGPEAEDFECSSHCSELSWRQNEQRRQGLFCDITLCFGGAGGREFRAHRSVLAAATEYFTPLLSGQFSESRSGRVEMRKWSSEPGPEPDTVEAVIEYMYTGRIRVSTGSVHEVLELADRFLLIRLKEFCGEFLKKKLHLSNCVAIHSLAHMYTLSQLALKAADMIRRNFHKVIQDEEFYTLPFHLIRDWLSDLEITVDSEEVLFETVLKWVQRNAEERERYFEELFKLLRLSQMKPTYLTRHVKPERLVANNEVCVKLVADAVERHALRAENIQSGTFQHPASHVSLLPRYGQNMDVIMVIGGVSEGGDYLSECVGYFVDEDRWVNLPHIHNHLDGHAVAVTESYVYVAGSMEPGFAKTVERYNPNLNTWEHVCSLMTRKHSFGLTEVKGKLYSIGGHGNFSPGFKDVTVYNPELDKWHNLESAPKILRDVKALAIEDRFVYIAARTPVDRDTEDGLKAVITCYDTETRQWQDVESLPLIDNYCFFQMSVVNSNFYQTASCCPKSYSLENEEAVRKIASQVSDEILESLPPEVLSIEGAAICYYKDDVFIIGGWKNSDDIDKQYRKEAYRYCAERKRWMLLPPMPQPRCRATACHVRIPYRYLHGTQRYPMPQNLMWQKDRIRQMQEIHRHALNMRRVPSSQIEC from the exons atggcggcggcggcggtggcggcagcagcagcggcggctGCGGCTGCATCTCTGCAGGTGCTAGAGATGGAGAGCATGGAGACGGCCGCCGCCGGCTCGGCGGGGCTGGCCGCCGAAGTCAGAGGCAGCGGCACGGTGGACTTCGGGCCTGGTCCTGGCTTGTCTGCAATGGAGGCGAGCGGGGGCGACCCGGGCCCGGAGGCCGAGGATTTCGAGTGCAGCTCTCACTGCTCGGAGCTGTCATGGAGGCAGAACGAGCAGCGGCGCCAGGGCCTCTTCTGCGACATTACCTTGTGCTTCGGCGGTGCGGGAGGCCGCGAGTTCCGGGCCCATCGCTCGGTGCTGGCCGCCGCCACCGAGTACTTCACGCCCCTGCTCTCGGGCCAGTTCTCCGAGTCCCGCTCGGGCCGGGTGGAGATGCGCAAGTGGAGCTCCGAGCCCGGGCCCGAACCCGACACGGTGGAAGCTGTTATCGAGTACATGTACACCGGGCGCATCCGCGTCAGCACGGGCAGTGTGCACGAGGTGCTGGAGTTAGCCGACAG gTTCCTATTAATTCGTTTAAAAGAATTTTGTGGAGAATTTCTCAAGAAAAAACTTCATCTGTCTAATTGTGTGGCCATTCATAGTTTAGCTCACATGTATACTCTAAGCCAACTTGCTCTGAAAGCTGCGGATATGATACGGAGAAACTTCCACAAAGTAATTCAGGATGAGGAATTTTATACTTTACCGTTCCACCTCATTCGAGACTGGCTGTCAGACTTGGAGATTACAGTTGATTCTGAAGAGGTTCTATTTGAAACCGTTTTGAAATGGGTTCAGAGAAAtgctgaagagagagagagatactttGAAGAACTTTTTAAATTGCTCAGATTGTCCCAGATGAAACCTACTTACCTTACTCGTCATGTCAAACCAGAGAGGCTGGTGGCCAATAATGAAGTTTGTGTCAAGTTAGTGGCCGACGCAGTGGAGAGGCATGCTCTTAGAGCCGAGAATATACAGTCTGGCACGTTCCAGCATCCTGCTTCTCATGTCTCATTATTACCTCGCTATGGGCAAAACATGGACGTGATCATGGTTATTGGAGGCGTGTCAGAAGGAGGGGACTATTTAAGTGAATGTGTGGGATATTTTGTCGATGAGGACAGATGGGTAAACCTACCCCATATTCATAATCACCTTGATGGACATGCTGTTGCAGTAACAGAATCCTACGTGTATGTTGCTGGGTCGATGGAACCAGGGTTTGCTAAAACTGTGGAAAGGTATAACCCAAACTTGAATACCTGGGAACACGTTTGTAGTCTGATGACAAGGAAGCATTCTTTTGGACTAACAGAAGTCAAAGGGAAGCTATACAGCATTGGAGGACATGGCAACTTCAGTCCTGGTTTTAAAGATGTGACTGTTTATAATCCCGAGCTTGATAAATGGCACAACTTGGAATCAGCACCAAAGATTCTTCGAGATGTTAAAGCACTAGCCATTGAAGACCGGTTTGTGTACATCGCTGCCCGCACTCCTGTGGACCGGGACACTGAAGATGGATTAAAGGCTGTCATCACTTGTTATGATACGGAGACTCGACAGTGGCAAGATGTGGAATCTTTGCCACTTATTGACAATTACTGCTTTTTCCAAATGTCTGTGGTCAATTCAAACTTTTATCAGACAGCCTCATGCTGTCCCAAGAGTTATTCTTTAGAAAATGAAGAGGCAGTAAGAAAAATTGCCAGCCAAGTTTCCGATGAGATCCTTGAAAGCTTACCTCCAGAAGTCCTAAGCATCGAAGGAGCGGCCATTTGCTATTACAAAGATGACGTTTTCATTATTGGAGGCTGGAAAAACAGTGACGATATTGACAAACAGTATCGGAAAGAAGCTTACCGATATTGTGCCGAGAGAAAGAGGTGGATGCTTCTTCCTCCCATGCCACAGCCTCGTTGTAGAGCCACTGCCTGCCATGTGAGAATCCCATACCGGTACTTGCATGGCACTCAGAGATATCCTATGCCTCAAAACTTAATGTGGCAGAAGGACCGGATCAGACAGATGCAAGAAATACATCGACACGCCCTAAACATGCGACGAGTGCCAAGCTCTCAGATAGAATGCTAG
- the KLHL10 gene encoding kelch-like protein 10: MEMESTAASAGFHQPHMERKMSAMTCEIFNELRLEGKLCDVVIKVNGFEFNAHKNILCSCSSYFRALFTSGWNNIEKKVYNIPGITPNMMKLIIEYAYTRTVPITPDNMENLLVAADQFNIMGIVRACCEFLESELCLDNCIGICKFTDYIYCPELRRKTYTFILHNFEEMVKVSEEFLELSVTELKDIIEKDELNVKQEDAVFEAIVKWTSYDPQNRKQHISVLLPKVRLGLMHAEYFMTNVKMNDYIKDSEECKPVIINALKAMYDLNMNGSSNSDFTNPLTRPRLPYAILFAIGGWSGGSPTNTIEAYDARADRWLNVTCEEESPRAYHGTAYLKGYVYVVGGFDSIDYFNSVKRFNPVKKTWHQVSPMHSKRCYVSVTVLGNFIYAMGGFDGYVRLNTAERYEPETNQWTLIAPMHEQRSDASATTLHGKVYICGGFNGNECLSTAEVYNAESNQWTVIAPMRSRRSGIGVTAYGEHVYAVGGFDGANRLRSAEVYSPVANIWRTIPTMFTPRSNFGIGVVDDLLFVVGGFNGFTTTFNVECYDEKTEEWYDAHDMSIYRSALSCCVVPGLANVEEYAARRGNFTGLALRDEVRHSASTSTLPV, from the exons ATGGAGATGGAGAGCACGGCGGCCTCCGCAGGTTTCCACCAGCCTCACATGGAGAGGAAGATGAGTGCGATGACCTGTGAGATCTTCAACGAGCTTAGGCTAGAGGGCAAGCTCTGCGACGTGGTCATCAAGGTCAATGGTTTTGAGTTCAATGCCCACAAGAACATCCTCTGTAGCTGCAGTTCCTACTTTAG agCTTTGTTTACAAGTGGCTGGAACAACATTGAAAAGAAGGTATACAACATCCCTGGCATTACCCCCAACATGATGAAGCTAATTATCGAATATGCGTACACCCGGACCGTCCCCATCACACCAGACAACATGGAGAACCTGCTGGTTGCTGCAGACCAATTTAACATCATGGGTATTGTCAGGGCTTGCTGTGAGTTCCTCGAGTCGGAGCTGTGTTTGGATAATTGTATCGGCATCTGCAAGTTCACAGACTACATCTACTGCCCTGAGCTGAGGCGGAAGACCTACACGTTCATACTGCACAACTTTGAGGAGATGGTGAAAGTCTCAGAAGAGTTTTTAGAGCTCTCAGTCACTGAACTTAAGGATATCATTGAGAAAGATGAACTCAACGTCAAACAAGAAGATGCTGTATTTGAGGCCATTGTAAAATGGACTTCTTATGACCCCCAAAATAGAAAGCAGCATATTTCAGTCTTGCTTCCCAAG GTTCGCCTGGGTCTAATGCATGCTGAATACTTCATGACCAATGTTAAGATGAATGACTATATCAAAGACAGCGAGGAATGCAAGCCAGTCATCATTAATGCACTGAAGGCCATGTATGACCTAAACATGAACGGATCTTCTAATTCTGACTTCACCAACCCACTCACCAGGCCCCGCCTGCCCTACGCCATCCTATTTGCAATTGGTGGCTGGAGTGGTGGGAGCCCCACCAATACCATTGAGGCATATGATGCTCGGGCAGACAGATGGCTGAATGTCACTTGTGAGGAAGAGAGTCCTCGTGCCTACCACGGGACAGCTTATTTGAAAGGCTATGTTTATGTCGTTGGGGGGTTCGATAGTATAGACTATTTCAATAGTGTCAAGCGTTTTAACCCAGTCAAGAAAACGTGGCACCAGGTATCCCCGATGCACTCCAAGCGTTGCTATGTCAGCGTGACAGTCCTCGGTAATTTTATTTATGCCATGGGAGGATTTGATGGCTATGTGCGTCTCAACACTGCTGAACGTTATGAGCCAGAGACCAACCAATGGACACTCATTGCCCCCATGCATGAACAGAGGAGTGATGCGAGTGCCACAACACTCCATGGAAAG GTCTACATATGTGGTGGGTTTAACGGAAATGAATGCCTGTCAACGGCAGAAGTGTACAACGCTGAGAGTAATCAGTGGACAGTCATAGCACCCATGAGAAGCAGGAGGAGTGGAATAGGCGTAACTGCTTATGGAGAACACGTATATGCG GTAGGCGGCTTTGATGGAGCTAATCGACTTAGGAGTGCAGAAGTCTACAGCCCAGTGGCTAATATCTGGCGCACAATCCCCACTATGTTTACTCCTCGTAGCAATTTTGGTATTGGGGTGGTAGACGACCTCTTGTTTGTGGTGGGTGGCTTTAATGGCTTTACCACCACCTTTAATGTTGAGTGCTATGATGAAAAGACCGAAGAGTGGTATGATGCTCATGACATGAGTATATACCGCAGTGCTCTGAGCTGCTGTGTGGTACCAGGGCTGGCCAACGTTGAGGAATACGCAGCTAGACGAGGCAACTTCACAGGATTAGCACTGCGCGATGAAGTAAGGCATTCCGCCTCGACAAGTACCCTACCTGTATGA